A genome region from Bufo gargarizans isolate SCDJY-AF-19 chromosome 2, ASM1485885v1, whole genome shotgun sequence includes the following:
- the LOC122929146 gene encoding chemokine-like receptor 1, with translation MEQSTLFPSSPNPLALQMEEEEEYVPIEDLPSELETTLRYLSIIIYSIAFLLGTTGNGLVIWIAGFRMKRTVNTVWFLNLAIADFIFTFFLPLSIAYTALEFDWPFGTLLCKLNSTVAFLNLFASVFLLTVISADRCVSIVRPVWAQNHRTTKLANVIALAIWLLAFCLCSPYLAFRDTIRDNEMNVTHCYNNYAFSSDFDDLEVVALRSMRHQVMISVRFLFGFLFPFGLILVFYSLMALKLRRSHLSWSSRPFKVMATVVAAFFLCWFPYHILSVLEVVMHHCDNKGLKSAVLIGSPLATSLAFFNSCLNPFLYVFLGRDFKESLRRSILLAFETAFSEEHGKNSYSQGKYRSVSDQESQFT, from the coding sequence ATGGAGCAGTCCACCCTCTTTCCATCCTCACCCAACCCTTTGGCACTGCAaatggaggaagaagaagagtaTGTCCCCATAGAAGATCTTCCCTCAGAACTGGAGACCACACTCCGGTACCTGTCCATCATCATTTATAGCATCGCGTTCCTACTGGGCACCACAGGCAATGGCTTGGTGATCTGGATTGCTGGATTTAGAATGAAGAGGACAGTGAACACTGTGTGGTTTTTAAACCTTGCCATCGCCGATTTCATCTTCACGTTCTTCTTACCGTTGAGTATTGCGTACACAGCCCTTGAGTTTGATTGGCCATTTGGCACCCTACTATGTAAACTTAACAGCACTGTGGCTTTCTTGAACTTATTTGCCAGTGTCTTCCTCCTCACTGTCATCAGTGCTGACCGTTGTGTCTCCATCGTAAGACCTGTATGGGCTCAAAACCACAGGACCACTAAGCTCGCCAATGTCATAGCACTTGCCATTTGGCTGCTTGCCTTTTGCCTCTGCTCACCATACCTGGCCTTTAGGGATACTATAAGAGATAACGAAATGAATGTGACCCATTGCTATAATAATTATGCCTTTTCCAGTGACTTTGATGACTTAGAGGTGGTAGCCCTAAGATCCATGAGGCACCAAGTGATGATCTCCGTCCGTTTTCTTTTCGGGTTCTTGTTTCCTTTTGGGCTCATCTTAGTTTTTTACTCCTTGATGGCCCTTAAGCTGAGGAGGAGTCATCTTTCTTGGTCCAGCCGTCCTTTCAAGGTCATGGCCACAGTGGTAGCTGCTTTTTTCCTTTGCTGGTTCCCCTATCACATCCTTTCAGTTCTCGAGGTCGTCATGCACCACTGCGACAACAAAGGGTTAAAATCAGCGGTACTCATAGGAAGTCCTCTCGCTACCAGCCTGGCTTTTTTCAACAGTTGCCTAAATCCCTTCCTATATGTCTTCTTGGGGAGGGACTTCAAGGAATCTTTGCGCAGATCCATCCTTTTGGCCTTTGAAACTGCGTTTAGTGAAGAACATGGTAAAAATAGCTATAGCCAAGGGAAATATCGATCGGTCTCCGACCAGGAGTCTCAGTTTACCTGA